From one Methanomassiliicoccales archaeon genomic stretch:
- the gyrA gene encoding DNA gyrase subunit A, which yields MTDEDTNQQAPVQNAGDVKVPDAGTNKIVLQPLEREMKKSYIDYAMSVIVSRALPDARDGLKPVHRRILYSMYDLSLNHNKAHKKSARVVGECFVAGTRVLTERGLIPIEQVQRGEKVYTQNGMSHVTELYEMPERQLLRVNIENGLGFTCTPSQPFKVLTQDLRYEWKEAKDLMEGDHLVMRLEYPELPKVKLPEWQGKEMFLDEDIAYLIGQFLSDGWFEADNFRICFFSASEEVMQKVSRCLSRAFGYEANVEMNSKDFFHSDGNQTVEITYQVRVNRRELNNYLASALGIDPSWKAPTKRIPEAFFRSPKSVIAALMSGMVDGDGSVHNERNSVHYGTVSSQMADDLQLVLQHLGILSSRYIQKVSDEYRTINDSIIISRHQFYAIEARGRFAKALAGMLDLGSESKRSRLERILHANVDAAPNDRIPFLGQAVFQELSDHHLGGGWYEDINGGKFRSGICYPNGTKIRYSSDLKERPLGRTQLKDWGLQEKLVRIQSKLCPFIEDVVDDHLYFVQVTKVAEAPAQKTYDLQVAGAHEFMANGVIVHNCLGKYHPHGDTAVYDSMVRLAQDFSLRYTLIDGQGNFGSVDGDQAAAMRYTECRMEERAEDMLADLDKETVEWGDNFDASLKEPLVLPSKLPNLIVNGSSGIAVGMATNMPPHNLSEVADALVYLVDNPQAEILDLMQFIKGPDFPTGGTIYGLSGILEAYQTGRGKLKVRAKTHFEDLEHRKRIIVDEIPYQVNKATLIENIAELVKDKKIDGITDLRDESDRDGMRIVIDLRKDVMEEVILNQLFSHTQMEITFGVINLALVNNQPRVLTLKEEMQTFIQHRHEVVVRRTQFDLTQAKKRDHILQGLVKAISALDETLHIIRSANSPEEARTGLIARFELDEEQAKAILDMRLQKLTGLELESIQAEFLEIEKLIRDLEDILANEPRILGIIKAETLEMKKKYGDERRTEIVAHALDMDIEDLIPNEEMVLMITQDGYIKRMPLDTYKQQHRGGIGLMGMETKEEDIVTDLFVSMTHDQVLFFTNLGKMYTLKAWQVPVGSRQSKGKPIVNLLPKLADGEKVMATRTVTGLRGEQYLLFATRLGIIKKTALEAYANVRSRGLIAVGLEEGDQLVDVKIVEENEEVILATRKGLACRFAQDQVRPMGRPAHGVIGIRPEPDDEVVSMTIVTSESRLLTVTENGYGKISVVGKKDADDERDTYRKTHRGSKGVITIRTEGRNGDVVSVLEVEEDDELILASVNGMVQRIRVADIRVMGRATQGVTVMNLREGDKVIAVARLAGRKEEQAVEEAEVHGDSSLSAPGEEPEEPSREEDDAGE from the coding sequence ATGACCGACGAAGATACCAATCAGCAGGCCCCGGTACAGAACGCGGGGGATGTCAAGGTCCCAGACGCCGGTACGAACAAGATCGTGCTCCAGCCCCTCGAGAGGGAGATGAAGAAGTCCTACATCGACTACGCCATGAGCGTAATTGTATCCAGGGCGCTTCCGGACGCCAGGGATGGGCTAAAGCCTGTCCACCGTCGCATCCTTTACTCCATGTACGACCTATCGCTCAACCACAACAAGGCGCACAAGAAGAGCGCCAGGGTAGTGGGTGAATGCTTCGTGGCTGGCACCCGGGTGCTAACGGAAAGAGGGCTCATTCCCATCGAGCAAGTGCAGCGCGGAGAGAAGGTCTACACGCAGAACGGCATGTCGCACGTGACCGAACTGTACGAAATGCCTGAAAGGCAGCTGCTTCGCGTGAACATCGAGAACGGATTGGGGTTCACCTGCACCCCATCACAGCCGTTCAAGGTCCTGACCCAGGACCTCCGATACGAATGGAAGGAGGCCAAGGACCTGATGGAGGGCGACCATCTCGTGATGCGCTTGGAGTATCCCGAGCTTCCCAAGGTCAAGCTACCGGAATGGCAAGGCAAGGAGATGTTCTTGGACGAGGACATCGCCTATCTCATCGGGCAATTCCTCTCTGACGGTTGGTTCGAGGCGGACAACTTCCGCATATGCTTCTTCTCGGCTAGCGAAGAGGTCATGCAAAAGGTAAGTAGATGCCTCAGCCGCGCCTTTGGATACGAAGCCAACGTGGAGATGAACAGTAAGGACTTCTTCCACTCGGATGGCAACCAAACCGTGGAGATAACCTATCAGGTACGTGTGAACAGGCGAGAACTGAACAATTACCTTGCTTCCGCCTTAGGCATTGATCCGTCTTGGAAGGCCCCGACCAAACGCATCCCCGAAGCCTTCTTCCGCTCCCCCAAATCAGTAATCGCAGCGTTGATGTCCGGCATGGTCGACGGAGACGGGTCCGTCCACAACGAACGGAACTCCGTGCATTACGGGACCGTATCTTCCCAGATGGCCGACGACCTGCAGCTGGTACTGCAGCATCTCGGCATCCTATCCAGTCGCTATATCCAGAAAGTGAGCGATGAGTATCGCACGATCAATGACAGCATAATCATCTCTCGTCATCAGTTCTATGCGATAGAGGCGAGGGGGCGTTTCGCCAAGGCCCTCGCAGGCATGCTGGACCTTGGGAGCGAGTCCAAGAGGTCCAGGTTGGAACGCATCTTGCACGCGAACGTGGACGCTGCTCCCAACGACCGCATACCGTTCCTGGGGCAAGCAGTGTTCCAGGAGCTGTCCGACCATCATCTGGGTGGAGGTTGGTATGAAGATATCAACGGTGGGAAGTTCAGGTCTGGAATCTGCTATCCGAACGGGACGAAGATTCGTTACTCCTCCGACCTGAAGGAACGCCCCCTCGGCCGCACGCAGCTGAAGGACTGGGGGCTCCAGGAAAAGCTTGTGAGGATACAATCCAAGCTCTGCCCCTTCATCGAAGATGTGGTGGACGACCACCTGTACTTCGTCCAAGTAACCAAGGTCGCAGAGGCTCCCGCCCAGAAGACCTACGACCTGCAGGTCGCCGGTGCGCACGAGTTCATGGCGAACGGGGTCATAGTGCACAATTGCCTAGGTAAATATCATCCGCACGGCGACACGGCCGTCTACGATTCGATGGTGCGCCTGGCACAGGACTTCTCTTTACGATACACATTGATCGACGGCCAAGGTAACTTCGGTTCCGTGGACGGCGACCAGGCCGCGGCCATGAGGTACACCGAGTGCCGCATGGAGGAGAGGGCCGAGGACATGTTGGCCGACCTGGACAAGGAGACGGTGGAATGGGGTGACAACTTCGATGCCTCGCTGAAGGAACCGCTGGTCCTCCCGTCCAAGCTGCCCAACCTGATCGTGAACGGCTCCTCCGGCATAGCAGTAGGCATGGCCACCAACATGCCCCCGCACAATCTATCCGAGGTCGCGGACGCGCTCGTTTACCTGGTGGACAACCCTCAGGCCGAAATCTTGGACCTCATGCAGTTCATCAAGGGCCCGGACTTCCCGACGGGCGGCACCATCTATGGTCTCAGCGGTATCCTGGAGGCGTACCAGACGGGACGAGGTAAGCTCAAGGTGCGGGCAAAGACGCACTTCGAGGACCTGGAGCACCGCAAGCGCATCATCGTGGACGAGATACCCTACCAGGTCAACAAGGCGACCCTGATCGAGAACATCGCCGAGCTGGTCAAGGACAAGAAGATCGACGGAATAACCGACCTCAGGGATGAGTCGGACCGCGATGGGATGCGCATAGTCATCGACCTGCGCAAGGACGTGATGGAAGAGGTGATACTCAACCAACTGTTCTCCCACACGCAGATGGAGATCACCTTCGGCGTCATCAACCTGGCGCTGGTGAACAACCAGCCCAGGGTGCTCACCCTGAAGGAGGAGATGCAGACCTTCATCCAGCACCGCCACGAGGTCGTCGTACGCCGGACCCAGTTCGACCTGACGCAAGCGAAGAAGCGCGACCACATACTGCAGGGGCTGGTCAAGGCCATCAGCGCCCTGGACGAAACGCTGCACATCATCCGCTCCGCCAACTCTCCCGAGGAGGCCCGCACCGGGCTGATAGCCCGGTTCGAGCTGGACGAGGAGCAGGCGAAAGCCATACTGGACATGAGGCTGCAGAAGCTGACCGGTCTGGAGCTGGAGTCCATACAGGCCGAGTTCCTGGAGATAGAGAAGCTCATACGCGACCTGGAGGACATCCTGGCGAACGAGCCTCGCATACTCGGAATCATCAAGGCGGAGACGCTGGAGATGAAGAAGAAGTACGGCGACGAAAGGCGCACGGAAATAGTCGCTCATGCCCTGGACATGGACATCGAGGACCTCATACCCAACGAGGAGATGGTGCTCATGATCACCCAGGACGGCTACATCAAGCGCATGCCGCTGGACACCTACAAGCAGCAGCACCGCGGGGGCATCGGGCTCATGGGCATGGAGACCAAGGAGGAGGACATCGTCACCGACCTCTTCGTCAGCATGACCCACGACCAGGTGCTGTTCTTCACCAACCTGGGGAAGATGTACACTCTCAAGGCCTGGCAGGTGCCCGTGGGCAGCCGCCAGTCCAAAGGAAAGCCCATAGTCAACCTACTTCCCAAGCTGGCGGATGGCGAGAAGGTCATGGCCACCCGCACCGTCACCGGCCTACGGGGGGAGCAGTACCTCCTGTTCGCCACCCGCCTGGGCATCATCAAGAAGACCGCTCTCGAAGCGTACGCCAACGTCCGCTCGCGGGGACTAATAGCCGTGGGCCTGGAGGAGGGCGACCAGCTGGTGGACGTGAAGATCGTCGAGGAGAACGAGGAGGTCATACTGGCCACCAGGAAGGGCCTGGCCTGCCGCTTCGCTCAGGACCAGGTCAGGCCCATGGGGCGACCGGCGCACGGGGTCATCGGCATAAGACCGGAGCCGGACGACGAGGTGGTCAGCATGACCATCGTGACCTCCGAATCCCGGCTGCTCACCGTCACCGAGAACGGCTACGGCAAGATATCCGTGGTCGGCAAGAAGGACGCGGACGACGAGCGCGATACCTACCGCAAGACCCACCGCGGCAGCAAAGGCGTGATAACCATCCGCACCGAGGGGCGCAACGGCGACGTCGTGTCCGTCCTCGAGGTAGAGGAGGACGACGAGCTGATACTAGCCTCGGTCAACGGCATGGTGCAACGCATCCGGGTGGCCGACATCAGGGTCATGGGACGGGCCACGCAGGGCGTCACGGTCATGAACCTGCGAGAAGGGGACAAGGTAATAGCCGTCGCCCGGCTCGCCGGCCGCAAGGAGGAACAGGCGGTGGAGGAGGCCGAGGTCCACGGCGACTCCTCGTTAAGCGCTCCCGGAGAAGAGCCCGAGGAGCCGTCCAGGGAGGAGGACGATGCGGGCGAATAA
- the gyrB gene encoding DNA topoisomerase (ATP-hydrolyzing) subunit B, producing MQMEDASYNADSIQVLEGLQAVRKRPGMYIGSTDARGLHHLVYEIVDNAIDEVMGGFCTHIDISINADGSVTVVDDGRGIPTGLVPKYERPAVEMVLTVLHAGGKFDRKSYKVSGGLHGVGMSVVNALSEWLEVRVHRDGKEHFLKCERGVVTVPLKELGPAEGSGTTITFMPDTQIFETIQFEYDILAEKFKDLAYLNKTAFITFKDVKAERQDRFHYEGGIVEFVEDLNHNKTKLHDKPIYILAEKNSVIVELAMQYTDAYAENIYSFVNNINTVEGGTHMVGLRSALTRAMNDYAKENNFLKGGMESLSGDDVREGMTAILSIKVPEPQFEGQTKTKLGNSEVKGIVDSAVFEKLAEFLLENPKVASVCIDRCILAAQAREAARKARDLTHRKGILESAALPGKLADCSERDPAKSEIYIVEGNSAGGSAKMGRNREFQAILPLRGKILNVEKARMDKILKNQEIHNLITAIGANVGPDCDATKARYHQIIMMTDADVDGAHIRTLLLTLFYRYMRPLLDSGFIYIAQPPLYKVSKGNKEVYLYDDEALAKATEEMGKNFSLQRYKGLGEMNPKQLWETTMDPETRTLRKVTIEDAMKADEMFTILMGDEVEPRREFIMSHAHEVENLDI from the coding sequence ATTCAAATGGAGGACGCGAGCTATAACGCTGATAGCATTCAGGTGCTTGAAGGCCTGCAGGCCGTGAGAAAAAGGCCAGGAATGTACATAGGCAGCACCGATGCGAGAGGCCTGCATCACCTGGTCTACGAGATCGTCGACAACGCCATTGACGAGGTCATGGGTGGGTTCTGTACCCACATCGACATCTCCATCAACGCGGACGGGAGCGTAACCGTGGTCGACGACGGTCGCGGCATCCCCACCGGGCTGGTGCCGAAGTACGAGAGGCCGGCGGTGGAGATGGTGCTCACCGTGCTGCACGCCGGAGGCAAGTTCGACCGCAAGAGTTACAAGGTGTCCGGAGGGCTGCACGGCGTGGGCATGTCCGTGGTGAACGCCCTCTCCGAATGGCTGGAGGTAAGGGTCCACCGCGACGGCAAAGAGCACTTCCTGAAATGCGAGCGCGGCGTGGTCACCGTTCCGTTGAAGGAGCTGGGTCCGGCGGAAGGCAGCGGCACCACCATCACCTTCATGCCCGACACGCAGATCTTCGAGACCATCCAGTTCGAGTACGATATCCTGGCGGAGAAGTTCAAGGACCTGGCATACCTGAACAAGACCGCGTTCATCACCTTCAAGGACGTGAAGGCGGAGCGGCAGGACCGCTTCCATTACGAGGGCGGTATCGTGGAGTTCGTGGAGGACCTCAACCACAACAAGACCAAACTGCACGACAAGCCCATCTACATACTGGCAGAGAAGAACAGCGTCATCGTCGAACTGGCTATGCAGTATACGGACGCGTACGCGGAGAACATCTACTCCTTCGTTAACAACATCAACACCGTGGAGGGCGGCACACACATGGTGGGGCTGCGCTCCGCTTTGACCAGAGCGATGAACGACTACGCCAAGGAGAACAACTTCCTGAAGGGCGGGATGGAGTCGTTGAGCGGGGACGACGTGCGGGAAGGGATGACGGCCATACTCAGCATCAAGGTCCCGGAGCCCCAGTTCGAGGGGCAGACCAAGACGAAATTGGGCAACAGCGAGGTAAAGGGCATCGTAGACAGCGCGGTGTTCGAGAAGTTGGCGGAATTCCTGTTGGAGAACCCCAAGGTGGCCTCGGTGTGCATCGACAGGTGCATATTGGCGGCCCAGGCGCGCGAGGCGGCCAGGAAGGCCAGGGACCTCACCCATCGAAAAGGTATATTGGAGAGCGCTGCCCTGCCCGGGAAACTGGCGGACTGCAGCGAGAGGGATCCGGCCAAGTCTGAGATTTACATCGTGGAGGGAAACAGCGCCGGTGGAAGTGCAAAAATGGGCCGCAACCGCGAGTTCCAGGCCATCCTTCCGCTGAGAGGAAAGATCCTCAACGTGGAGAAGGCCCGCATGGACAAGATCCTCAAGAACCAGGAGATACACAATCTCATCACCGCCATCGGGGCCAACGTCGGCCCTGACTGCGACGCCACGAAAGCGCGCTATCACCAGATCATCATGATGACCGATGCCGATGTGGACGGGGCGCACATACGGACGTTACTTCTGACATTGTTCTATCGCTACATGCGGCCGCTGCTCGATTCCGGTTTCATCTACATCGCCCAGCCGCCACTGTACAAGGTAAGCAAGGGCAACAAAGAAGTGTACCTCTATGACGATGAGGCACTGGCCAAGGCCACGGAAGAGATGGGCAAGAACTTCAGCCTGCAGAGATACAAAGGTTTGGGAGAAATGAACCCCAAGCAGCTCTGGGAAACCACCATGGACCCGGAGACGAGAACGCTGAGGAAGGTGACCATCGAGGACGCCATGAAGGCCGATGAGATGTTCACCATACTCATGGGCGACGAGGTCGAGCCTCGCCGGGAATTCATCATGTCGCACGCCCACGAAGTGGAGAACCTGGACATCTGA
- the thiC gene encoding phosphomethylpyrimidine synthase ThiC, with the protein MFRARAGPSEEIEAAARSEGADPEWIRRMVACGRAVVPCNPVHSPEPCAIGEGLTVKVNANVGTSRDQPDMEQELEKARVAVKYGADTVMDLSTGGDIDAVRRAILKEMRVPVGTVPIYQEGLRAARRSAVVDMNEDDMFNGIERHAKDGVDFMTVHCGITLESVSRLRGSGRLTDVVSRGGSFLTAWILHNEQENPLYENFDYLLEMAMKYEFTLSLGDGLRPGCVADATDRAQVQELLILGELVQRCREARVQCMVEGPGHVPLSQIEANITMEKRLCDNAPFYVLGPLVTDIAPGYDHIVGAIGGALAAFHGADFLCYVTPAEHLSLPTVDDVKEGVIASKIAAHAADLALGRGAERDERMAMARKKLDWEGMYREAIDPEKARRYRKRGATAEDEGCSMCGDVCAIRLVKEYLEK; encoded by the coding sequence GTGTTCCGGGCGAGGGCCGGGCCCTCCGAGGAGATCGAAGCGGCGGCCAGGTCCGAAGGGGCGGACCCTGAATGGATAAGGCGCATGGTGGCCTGCGGCCGGGCGGTCGTTCCCTGCAACCCGGTACATTCGCCTGAGCCCTGCGCCATCGGCGAGGGGCTGACCGTCAAGGTCAACGCTAACGTCGGCACGTCCCGGGACCAGCCGGACATGGAGCAGGAGCTGGAGAAGGCCCGGGTGGCCGTTAAATACGGTGCTGATACGGTCATGGACCTCAGTACCGGTGGGGACATTGACGCGGTCCGTCGGGCCATCCTCAAGGAGATGCGCGTGCCCGTGGGCACCGTTCCGATCTATCAGGAAGGGCTGCGCGCCGCCCGCCGCAGCGCCGTGGTGGACATGAACGAGGACGATATGTTCAACGGTATTGAAAGGCACGCCAAGGACGGCGTGGACTTCATGACCGTGCATTGCGGCATCACCCTGGAGTCGGTGTCCCGCCTACGTGGTTCCGGACGGCTCACGGACGTGGTATCGCGCGGCGGTTCCTTCCTGACCGCTTGGATACTGCACAACGAACAGGAGAACCCGCTCTATGAGAACTTCGATTACCTTCTGGAGATGGCCATGAAATACGAGTTCACCCTCAGCTTGGGCGACGGACTGCGTCCCGGCTGCGTGGCCGACGCCACCGACCGGGCCCAGGTGCAGGAGCTGCTGATATTAGGCGAGCTGGTGCAGCGCTGCCGCGAGGCCAGAGTGCAGTGCATGGTCGAGGGGCCGGGGCATGTGCCGCTCTCGCAGATCGAGGCCAACATAACGATGGAGAAGAGGTTGTGCGACAATGCCCCGTTCTATGTGCTCGGGCCACTGGTCACCGATATCGCTCCCGGATACGATCACATCGTCGGGGCCATCGGTGGTGCGCTCGCTGCCTTCCATGGTGCGGACTTCCTGTGCTATGTGACCCCGGCCGAGCATCTTTCCTTGCCGACCGTCGACGACGTCAAGGAGGGCGTCATCGCCAGCAAGATCGCTGCCCACGCCGCCGACCTGGCCTTGGGGCGGGGAGCGGAGAGGGACGAGCGCATGGCCATGGCGCGCAAGAAACTGGACTGGGAGGGCATGTACCGCGAGGCCATCGATCCTGAGAAGGCTAGGCGCTACCGCAAGCGGGGCGCCACCGCCGAGGACGAGGGCTGTTCCATGTGCGGGGACGTATGCGCGATACGGCTGGTCAAGGAATACCTGGAAAAGTGA
- a CDS encoding DUF835 domain-containing protein, which yields MISEMRLPAAEKEEERKGGQASLRDLLDTIKNEGFTGYLRTTLALEGDISNGVLAFDQGSPTMALYSFKPSGTNSVEMMYRGERAAEFTLGDSIFPDTAISLMKVGDRQALQAMVDDYRQDRSPNLADFIMHFYQDNLRAEAVGEGLGEGASILELKQAIMKYHREKSLELSGKRGLKDVELELDEGESFLVEEQNRDFSHGIFVAYLAKGYTGLAISRTNPRMLRRSYNEIDAELIWLTDHDSEAERTIAPSLEKIVVVLEEFMSRQKKCVILIDDLQYLISSNSFEGALRFIRSLVDRISEREALFLLSIDPASLNQQERSILEREMRLVRER from the coding sequence TTGATATCGGAGATGCGCCTCCCGGCGGCGGAGAAGGAAGAGGAGCGGAAGGGCGGGCAGGCCTCGTTGCGCGATCTGCTGGACACCATCAAGAACGAGGGGTTCACCGGCTACCTGCGCACCACGCTGGCGTTGGAGGGAGATATTTCCAATGGCGTCCTGGCCTTCGACCAGGGCTCGCCCACCATGGCCCTCTACAGCTTCAAGCCCTCCGGGACCAACAGCGTGGAGATGATGTACCGCGGAGAACGGGCGGCCGAGTTCACTTTGGGCGACTCCATTTTCCCTGACACCGCCATCAGCCTGATGAAGGTGGGGGACCGCCAGGCGCTCCAGGCCATGGTCGATGACTATCGTCAGGACCGCTCCCCGAACCTGGCCGACTTCATCATGCACTTCTATCAGGACAATCTGCGAGCGGAGGCCGTCGGGGAAGGGTTGGGCGAGGGCGCCAGCATCCTCGAGCTGAAGCAGGCCATCATGAAATACCACCGCGAGAAGTCCCTGGAGCTCTCGGGGAAGCGTGGCCTGAAGGACGTCGAGCTGGAGCTGGACGAGGGGGAGAGCTTCCTGGTAGAGGAACAGAACCGGGACTTCTCCCACGGCATATTCGTGGCCTACTTGGCCAAAGGGTACACCGGCCTGGCCATATCCAGGACGAACCCGCGCATGCTGCGCCGCTCCTATAACGAGATAGATGCCGAGCTCATCTGGCTGACGGACCACGATTCCGAGGCGGAGAGGACCATCGCCCCGTCGCTGGAGAAGATCGTGGTGGTGCTGGAGGAGTTCATGAGCCGCCAGAAGAAGTGCGTCATATTGATCGACGACCTGCAATACCTCATAAGCAGCAATTCGTTCGAGGGGGCGCTGCGCTTCATCCGGTCGTTGGTGGACCGCATCAGCGAGCGCGAGGCCTTGTTCCTGCTATCGATAGACCCGGCCAGCCTGAACCAGCAGGAACGCTCCATTCTCGAGAGGGAGATGCGCCTGGTGCGCGAGCGCTGA
- a CDS encoding zinc ribbon domain-containing protein encodes MPGKREKAEEEEDFEFDCPECGVHIVGEAAKCPGCGTEFVIEEVPLIECPSCGENVPLESSICPSCGRSLVEEGEEQLRQEFPLLVAEVKPLLILSKDYEVEVGEGRRLIDKAVHAGKQRDLATAVQMVKEARTSIKVALDARMDGDLSSLERLAEVTAKSGSDPSEINEAMKGMKKLRAQGDTEGALQAAAKGRKAAERLSGKYMEALEMTESLSHLIDVCDRFYIDVREAKRMLREAHDAGEHNDWSMMGILARKGREQLLRSLPEVTKTEMRKAKNQLLDAKAEGKDVRTLVKILKDAGVAMNREKHGQALDLLSEFKNEVKRL; translated from the coding sequence ATGCCAGGCAAACGGGAGAAGGCTGAGGAGGAAGAGGATTTCGAGTTCGACTGCCCCGAGTGCGGCGTGCACATCGTGGGTGAGGCGGCCAAGTGCCCGGGGTGCGGCACCGAGTTCGTGATCGAGGAGGTACCCCTGATCGAATGCCCGTCCTGCGGCGAGAACGTGCCCCTCGAGTCATCCATCTGTCCGTCCTGCGGCCGCTCGCTGGTCGAAGAGGGCGAAGAGCAGTTGCGTCAGGAGTTCCCGCTGTTGGTGGCCGAGGTCAAGCCCCTTCTCATATTGTCCAAGGACTACGAGGTCGAGGTAGGGGAAGGCCGTCGCCTTATCGACAAGGCGGTGCACGCCGGTAAGCAGAGGGACCTAGCTACGGCGGTCCAGATGGTCAAGGAGGCCCGCACGTCCATTAAGGTCGCGCTGGACGCCAGGATGGACGGGGACCTGAGCAGCCTGGAACGGCTGGCCGAGGTGACGGCGAAATCAGGCAGCGACCCCTCGGAGATCAACGAGGCCATGAAGGGCATGAAGAAGCTGCGGGCCCAGGGGGACACGGAGGGCGCCCTGCAGGCGGCGGCGAAAGGACGCAAGGCCGCCGAGAGGCTCAGCGGCAAATACATGGAAGCACTGGAGATGACCGAGTCCCTCTCCCATCTCATCGACGTCTGCGACCGTTTCTACATCGACGTCAGGGAGGCCAAGCGCATGCTCCGGGAGGCGCACGACGCCGGCGAGCACAACGACTGGAGCATGATGGGGATATTGGCGCGCAAGGGGCGGGAGCAGCTTCTGAGGTCCCTTCCCGAAGTCACCAAGACGGAGATGCGCAAGGCCAAGAACCAGCTGCTCGACGCCAAAGCGGAGGGCAAGGACGTGCGCACCCTGGTCAAGATACTGAAGGACGCCGGGGTGGCCATGAACCGGGAGAAGCACGGCCAGGCTCTGGACCTGCTGTCCGAGTTCAAGAACGAGGTAAAGCGCCTCTGA
- a CDS encoding TIM barrel protein, whose amino-acid sequence MIRTGPAGYPEGSRTPAEGVRLVRKAGLQALELQFVRNVQFNPDRAEEARKAAQELDVALSAHAPYYVNLSSPSELTREKSEEWVLKALRGAEAFGAWVVVVHAATYGDKGAERTTAMVIDSLRRVRERAKDESLTAMIGLETMGKRAVWGTVPEIMSVMDEVESVVPVLDFAHLQARGPDRLNAEKLQGVLDDLNGVVRLHCHISGIEYTEAGERKHLRLGEGLDHRMVLSALQGRGRETTVICESTAPLEDAQLMQGFLDGKII is encoded by the coding sequence ATGATCCGCACCGGTCCGGCCGGCTATCCCGAAGGCTCGCGCACCCCTGCCGAAGGCGTACGCCTGGTCCGGAAGGCCGGCCTCCAGGCCCTGGAGCTGCAGTTCGTCCGCAACGTGCAGTTCAACCCGGACCGGGCGGAGGAGGCCAGGAAGGCAGCTCAGGAACTGGACGTGGCCCTCAGCGCCCACGCTCCTTATTATGTCAACCTGAGCTCCCCCTCCGAGCTCACGAGGGAGAAGAGCGAGGAGTGGGTGCTGAAAGCGCTCAGGGGAGCAGAGGCCTTCGGCGCCTGGGTCGTGGTGGTGCACGCGGCGACGTACGGGGACAAGGGGGCGGAAAGGACCACGGCCATGGTGATCGATTCGCTCCGGCGCGTCCGGGAGAGGGCGAAGGACGAATCACTGACCGCGATGATCGGCCTGGAGACCATGGGAAAGCGGGCCGTCTGGGGCACCGTGCCGGAGATAATGTCCGTCATGGACGAGGTGGAGAGCGTCGTTCCGGTGCTGGACTTCGCCCACCTGCAGGCCCGGGGCCCGGACAGGCTGAACGCGGAGAAGCTCCAGGGGGTCCTTGACGACCTGAACGGTGTGGTACGGCTCCATTGCCATATCAGCGGGATCGAGTACACTGAAGCGGGGGAGAGGAAGCATCTGCGGCTGGGGGAGGGCCTGGACCATCGGATGGTTCTTTCAGCCCTGCAAGGGCGCGGAAGGGAGACCACGGTCATCTGTGAGTCCACCGCGCCGCTGGAGGACGCCCAGCTGATGCAGGGGTTCCTGGACGGAAAGATCATATGA
- a CDS encoding adenosine-specific kinase, translating to MNQYSVSVERPADCNVIIGQSHFIKTAEDLYEAMVNSVPQVKFGVAFCEASGDRLVRVEGNDDELKECATRNALKVGAGHTFFIVMRNAYPVNVLGRIKEVPEVCNIFCATANELELVVAESASGRGIIGVIDGQTPVGVENDEDVQKRRGFLRNIGYKL from the coding sequence ATGAACCAGTACAGCGTGTCAGTAGAGAGGCCGGCGGACTGCAACGTCATCATCGGCCAATCACATTTCATCAAGACCGCCGAGGACCTGTACGAGGCCATGGTCAACTCCGTGCCGCAGGTCAAGTTCGGGGTGGCCTTCTGCGAGGCCTCCGGCGACCGCCTGGTCCGGGTGGAGGGGAACGACGACGAGCTGAAGGAGTGCGCCACGCGGAACGCCCTGAAGGTGGGTGCCGGGCACACCTTCTTCATCGTCATGCGCAACGCCTATCCGGTCAACGTCCTGGGTCGGATCAAGGAGGTCCCAGAGGTCTGCAACATCTTCTGCGCCACGGCCAACGAATTGGAGCTGGTGGTGGCGGAGAGCGCCTCTGGGCGCGGGATAATCGGGGTCATAGACGGGCAGACGCCCGTGGGGGTGGAGAACGATGAGGACGTCCAGAAGAGGAGAGGTTTTCTCCGGAACATCGGATACAAGCTATGA